The genomic interval GCGATCGGCGGAAACGCGGAGGCAGCACGCCGCGCGGGCATCAAGGTCGTCGCCATCCGCTGGGCGGCGTTCGTCGTGTGCTCGACTCTCGCCGTGCTCTCGGGTGTCTTCAGTGCGAGCAAGGTCGGCTCAGTCAATGCCGGCTTCGGAACGGCGATCGTGCTGAGCGGGGTCGCCGCGGCCGTCGTCGGCGGCGTGAGCCTCTTCGGAGGCCGCGGCCGCCTCATGCACGCCGCGATCGGCGCACTCGTGATCGCGGTGATCGCGAACGGCCTGGGGCTGCTCAACCTCCCGGCAGGCGTCAACTTCATCGTGACAGGCGGCGTGCTCATCCTCGCCGCCACCGTCGACGCGGTCTCGCGTGTGCGCGCGGGCGGCTCGATCATGCGCACCTGACCGCACCCTCGTCTGACGGAACGAAGGCCGTCCCCCCACCACAGGGGACGGCCTTCGAGTCGTAGGAGGAGACTACTCCCCTGACACCGAGCGCTGCTCGGGTCCGTTGTAGAGCGACAGCGGGCGGATGAGCGCGTTCGACGCGGCCTGCTCCAGGATGTGGGCCGTCCAGCCGGTGACGCGCGAGGCGACGAACAGCGGAGTGAACATCTCCGTGTCGAAGCCCATGAGGTGGTAGGCCGGACCCGACGGGTAGTCGAGGTTCGGCTTGATGCCCTTGCGGTCGTCCATGGCCTTCTCGAGCGCGTCGTACAGGTCGCCGAGATCCGGGCGGTCGTACTCGACGAGCAGCGTGTCGAGAGCCGCCTTCATCGTGGGGACCCGCGAGTCGCCGCTCTTGTAGACGCGGTGGCCGAAGCCCATGATCTTGCGCTTCTGGGCGAGGGCCTCGTCGAGCCAAGCCTCCGCGCGGTCCGCGAACAGGATCTCGTCGAACATGTGCATGACGGCTTCGTTCGCGCCGCCATGCAGCGCGCCCTTGAGCGCCCCGACGGCACCCGTGACCGCCGAGTACAGGTCGGCGGTCGTCGAGGTGATGACTCGCGCCGTGAACGTCGACGCGTTGAACGAGTGCTCCGCGTACAGGATCATCGACACGTCGAACGCCGAGACGACGACGATATCCGGCACCTCGCCGAACGTCATGTGCAGGAAGTTCGCCGAGTAGCTGAGGTCATCCCGCGGCTCGACCAGCTCCTCATCGCGCAGGCGGCGCTGCGCGTAGGCGACGATCGCCGGGAGCTGGGCGAAGAGCCGCATGGCCTGCTCGAGCTGCACCTCGGGGCTGGCGTCGGCCGTGGTCTCATCGGCGGCGCCGACTGCCGAGACGGCGGTGCGCACGACATCCATGGGGTGCGCCTCGACCGGCAGCAGGTCGATCGCGTGCTTCGCCACCGACGACAGGTGCCGATGCGCGCGCTCGAAGGCCTGGAACTCCTCGAGCTGCACGGGTGTCGGCAGCTCGCCATGCCACAGCAGATAGGCGACCTCTTCGAACGTGCAGGTCTCCGCGAGCTCCTGCACCGGATAGCCCCGATAGAGCAGGGAGTTGGTCTCGGGGTTCACCTTGGAGATCGCGGTGACATCGACGACGACGCCCGCGAGCCCCTTCTTGATGTCTGCTTCCGTCATGTCAGCTCCTGTTGTTGGACAGATCGAACGTGTAGACGCCGGCGTCGAACTCCGAGTAGGCCGCGTAGTCGACGAGTTCGTACAGCCTCGC from Salinibacterium sp. ZJ70 carries:
- a CDS encoding bifunctional 2-methylcitrate synthase/citrate synthase, with the protein product MTEADIKKGLAGVVVDVTAISKVNPETNSLLYRGYPVQELAETCTFEEVAYLLWHGELPTPVQLEEFQAFERAHRHLSSVAKHAIDLLPVEAHPMDVVRTAVSAVGAADETTADASPEVQLEQAMRLFAQLPAIVAYAQRRLRDEELVEPRDDLSYSANFLHMTFGEVPDIVVVSAFDVSMILYAEHSFNASTFTARVITSTTADLYSAVTGAVGALKGALHGGANEAVMHMFDEILFADRAEAWLDEALAQKRKIMGFGHRVYKSGDSRVPTMKAALDTLLVEYDRPDLGDLYDALEKAMDDRKGIKPNLDYPSGPAYHLMGFDTEMFTPLFVASRVTGWTAHILEQAASNALIRPLSLYNGPEQRSVSGE